Proteins co-encoded in one Candidatus Thiodictyon syntrophicum genomic window:
- the acnD gene encoding Fe/S-dependent 2-methylisocitrate dehydratase AcnD, whose amino-acid sequence MNTTNRKPLPGTDLSYFDARAAVDAIKPGAYAGLPYTSRVLAENLVRRCDPDTLTDSLAQLIERRQELDFPWFPARVVCHDILGQTALVDLAGLRDAIAGMGGDPAQVNPVVPTQLIVDHSLAVECGGFDPDAFAKNRAIEDRRNEDRFDFINWTKKAFKNVDVIPAGNGIMHQINLEKMSPVVQVRDGVAFPDTCVGTDSHTPHVDALGVIAIGVGGLEAETVMLGRASMMRLPDIIGVKLTGRRQPGITATDIVLALTEFLRKERVVGAYLEFFGEGAADLTIGDRATISNMTPEFGATAGLFYIDRQTIDYLKLTGREPEQVALVENYAKTAGLWADSLVDAEYPRVLEFDLSSVVRNMAGPSNPHRRLPTSDLAARGIAGAWEEKKGEMPDGAVIIAAITSCTNTSNPRNVVAAALLARKANQLSLVRKPWVKSSFAPGSKVAKLYLEEAGLLTELEKLGFGIVGYACTTCNGMSGALDPAIQQEIIDRDLYTTAVLSGNRNFDGRIHPYAKQAFLASPPLVVAYAIAGTIRFDIEKDALGLDAAGKPITLKDIWPSDEEIDAIVAASVKPEQYRQIYIPMFAVAQDDGVKVTPLYDWRPMSTYIRRPPYWEGALAGARTLKGMRALAVLPDNITTDHLSPSNAIMANSASGEYLAKMGLPEEDFNSYATHRGDHLTAQRATFANPQLVNEMAVVDGQVKKGSLARIEPEGKVTRMWEAIETYMERKQPLIIIAGADYGQGSSRDWAAKGVRLAGVEAIAAEGFERIHRTNLVGMGVLPLEFKPGVNRKTLGIDGTETFDVLGERKPRADLTLVINRRNGERVEVPVTCRLDTAEEVLIYDAGGVLQRFAQDFLESSKAA is encoded by the coding sequence ATGAATACCACCAACCGCAAACCCCTGCCCGGCACCGACCTGAGCTACTTCGACGCGCGTGCCGCAGTCGATGCGATCAAGCCCGGCGCCTATGCCGGGCTGCCCTATACCTCGCGCGTGCTGGCCGAAAACCTGGTGCGCCGTTGCGACCCCGACACGCTGACCGACTCGCTTGCGCAGCTCATCGAGCGCAGGCAGGAGTTGGATTTCCCCTGGTTCCCGGCCCGGGTCGTGTGCCACGATATCCTCGGCCAGACCGCACTGGTCGACCTCGCCGGCCTGCGCGACGCCATCGCCGGGATGGGCGGTGATCCCGCCCAGGTGAACCCGGTCGTGCCGACCCAATTGATCGTCGACCACTCGCTGGCCGTGGAGTGCGGCGGCTTCGATCCGGACGCCTTCGCCAAAAACCGCGCCATTGAGGACCGGCGCAATGAGGACCGCTTCGACTTCATCAATTGGACCAAGAAGGCGTTCAAGAACGTCGATGTGATACCGGCCGGCAACGGCATCATGCACCAGATCAATCTGGAGAAGATGTCGCCGGTGGTCCAGGTCCGTGACGGCGTGGCCTTCCCGGATACCTGTGTCGGTACCGACAGCCATACCCCGCATGTCGATGCACTGGGGGTGATCGCGATCGGCGTCGGCGGGCTGGAGGCGGAGACCGTGATGCTGGGTCGTGCGTCCATGATGCGTCTGCCCGATATCATCGGGGTGAAGCTGACCGGCCGGCGCCAGCCGGGCATCACCGCCACCGACATCGTGCTGGCCCTGACCGAGTTCCTGCGCAAGGAGCGGGTGGTGGGCGCCTATCTCGAGTTCTTCGGTGAAGGTGCCGCCGACCTGACCATCGGTGACCGCGCCACCATCTCCAATATGACACCGGAATTCGGCGCCACCGCCGGCCTCTTTTATATCGACCGGCAGACCATCGACTATCTCAAGCTGACCGGTCGCGAGCCGGAGCAGGTCGCGCTGGTCGAGAACTACGCCAAGACTGCCGGTCTATGGGCCGACAGCCTGGTCGACGCCGAATACCCGCGGGTGCTGGAGTTCGATCTGTCGTCCGTGGTGCGCAACATGGCCGGCCCCTCCAATCCGCACCGGCGTCTGCCGACGTCCGACCTGGCCGCGCGCGGCATCGCCGGTGCCTGGGAAGAGAAGAAGGGCGAAATGCCCGATGGCGCCGTGATCATCGCGGCCATCACCAGTTGCACCAATACCAGCAATCCGCGCAACGTGGTGGCGGCGGCCCTGCTGGCGCGCAAGGCCAATCAGCTTAGTCTGGTGCGCAAGCCCTGGGTCAAGTCCTCCTTCGCGCCGGGCTCCAAGGTGGCCAAACTGTATCTGGAAGAGGCCGGACTGCTGACCGAACTGGAGAAGCTTGGTTTCGGCATCGTCGGCTATGCCTGCACCACCTGCAACGGGATGTCCGGTGCCCTGGACCCGGCGATCCAGCAGGAGATCATCGACCGCGACCTTTACACCACGGCCGTCTTGTCCGGGAACCGCAATTTCGACGGCCGTATCCACCCCTATGCCAAGCAGGCCTTCCTGGCCTCGCCGCCGCTGGTGGTGGCCTACGCCATTGCCGGTACCATCCGCTTCGATATCGAGAAAGACGCGCTGGGTTTGGACGCCGCCGGCAAGCCGATCACCTTGAAGGACATCTGGCCGTCCGATGAAGAGATCGACGCCATCGTCGCCGCCAGCGTGAAGCCGGAACAGTACCGCCAAATATATATCCCGATGTTCGCCGTCGCGCAGGACGATGGCGTCAAGGTCACCCCGCTGTACGATTGGCGTCCGATGTCCACCTACATCCGCCGTCCGCCGTACTGGGAAGGTGCGCTGGCGGGGGCGCGCACGCTGAAGGGTATGCGTGCGCTGGCCGTCCTGCCGGACAACATCACCACCGACCATCTGTCGCCGTCCAATGCCATCATGGCGAATAGCGCATCCGGTGAGTACCTGGCCAAGATGGGCCTGCCGGAAGAGGACTTCAATTCGTATGCCACCCACCGCGGAGACCACCTGACCGCCCAGCGCGCCACCTTCGCCAATCCGCAGTTGGTGAACGAGATGGCCGTGGTCGACGGGCAGGTCAAGAAGGGATCGCTCGCCCGGATCGAGCCGGAAGGCAAGGTCACCCGGATGTGGGAGGCCATCGAGACCTATATGGAGCGCAAGCAGCCGCTGATCATCATCGCCGGGGCCGACTATGGTCAGGGGTCCTCGCGTGACTGGGCCGCCAAGGGCGTGCGCCTGGCCGGTGTGGAGGCCATCGCGGCCGAAGGCTTCGAGCGGATCCACCGGACCAATCTGGTCGGCATGGGTGTGCTGCCGCTGGAGTTCAAACCGGGAGTGAACCGCAAGACCTTAGGTATAGACGGCACCGAGACCTTCGACGTGCTCGGCGAGCGCAAGCCGCGCGCGGATCTCACCCTGGTGATCAACCGCAGGAACGGCGAGCGTGTGGAGGTGCCGGTGACCTGTCGTCTCGATACCGCCGAAGAGGTCTTGATCTATGATGCCGGCGGGGTATTGCAGCGCTTCGCGCAGGACTTCCTCGAGTCGTCAAAAGCGGCCTAG
- a CDS encoding FitA-like ribbon-helix-helix domain-containing protein: MAAITIRNIDDSLKTRLRISAAQRGCSMEEEARRILREALGAPAAETCLGTRLHQRVLEVSGGAELALPTRSQPRAAPAFGDDEP, encoded by the coding sequence ATGGCGGCGATCACGATCCGAAATATCGACGACTCACTCAAGACCCGCCTGCGGATCAGCGCGGCGCAACGCGGCTGTTCGATGGAAGAAGAGGCACGGCGGATCCTGCGCGAGGCCCTGGGAGCACCCGCCGCCGAGACCTGTCTCGGTACCCGCCTGCACCAGCGCGTGCTGGAGGTCTCGGGGGGTGCCGAGCTTGCACTCCCGACCCGTTCCCAGCCCCGTGCGGCCCCTGCATTCGGCGACGACGAGCCGTGA
- a CDS encoding type II toxin-antitoxin system VapC family toxin: MILLDTNVVSEWMKREPEPAVIAWLDGQLASRLFISAVTRAEIEVGIGILPEGRRKTALTAAAQVVLRDFEQRCLAFDCACATRYASILAESRRLGRPISVEDAQIAAIALHHQGQLATRNIADFDFLADLQLVNPWTRQP; this comes from the coding sequence GTGATCCTGCTCGACACCAACGTCGTTTCCGAGTGGATGAAGCGGGAGCCGGAACCGGCCGTCATTGCCTGGCTCGACGGCCAGCTCGCCAGCCGTTTATTCATATCCGCAGTGACGCGAGCAGAGATTGAAGTCGGCATCGGGATTCTGCCCGAGGGCCGGCGCAAGACCGCCCTCACGGCCGCCGCGCAGGTCGTGCTGCGGGACTTCGAGCAACGGTGCCTGGCATTCGACTGCGCCTGCGCGACGCGGTACGCATCCATCCTGGCCGAATCCCGGCGCCTGGGGCGGCCGATCTCGGTCGAGGACGCCCAGATTGCCGCCATCGCCTTGCACCATCAGGGACAATTGGCTACGCGCAATATCGCGGATTTCGATTTTCTCGCCGACCTGCAACTCGTCAATCCCTGGACCCGGCAACCATAG